One Onthophagus taurus isolate NC chromosome 11, IU_Otau_3.0, whole genome shotgun sequence genomic window carries:
- the LOC139432000 gene encoding uncharacterized protein — protein sequence MFGGGVGGIISIDKFGRTLHASSWGRIIDEAGTSQRGVGLPLTSSGDYDMQGRKLSNVQSPSLENDCVIKAYVDEMFKTNDTEYKRMFDSISRTMRANRNLHYTLKSVVEDLRDKSRQVTSVIETLRDEIDASKKYIDLQVSGNLKPSIEAIEDQILNLKSGVEDLRIKSEQVTPEIQTLRDEFDARKKYIDLQVSGNLKPSIEAIEDQILNLKSHWVSDIKNLHAKIDVGDVKITEISNELTDTAAKFTDVINRNYSDVSGDLTQLSDRLTKLGDAIKTEFTNLLNQVKLNKSNIEDVSNLLDPSKTGQIASLIKTVNTDIPLNLNRIRNRLSVIDTLISNIRQSIGAQKSRVTSWIPLYFPDLIY from the coding sequence ATGTTTGGAGGTGGTGTTGGTGGTATTATCAGTATCGATAAATTCGGACGTACGTTGCACGCATCTTCATGGGGTAGAATAATTGATGAAGCCGGAACGTCTCAGCGGGGGGTTGGATTACCGTTAACCTCATCTGGGGATTATGATATGCAGGGACGTAAACTTAGTAATGTACAAAGTCCATCGTTAGAAAACGATTGCGTTATAAAAGCATATGTAGATGAGATGTTTAAGACAAACGATACGGAGTATAAACGTATGTTCGATTCAATAAGTAGGACAATGCGAGCCAATAGGAATCTTCATTATACTTTAAAATCGGTGGTTGAGGATTTGCGAGATAAATCCAGACAAGTTACGTCGGTGATTGAAACCCTACGTGATGAAATTGATGCCAGCAAGAAATATATTGATCTTCAAGTTTCCGGAAATTTAAAGCCTTCAATCGAAGCGATCGAAGatcagattttaaatttaaaatcgggtGTTGAAGATTTGCGAATTAAATCCGAACAAGTTACGCCGGAGATTCAAACCCTACGTGATGAATTTGATGCCAGAAAGAAATATATCGATCTGCAAGTTTCCGGAAATTTAAAACCTTCAATCGAAGCGATCGAGGatcagattttaaatttaaaatcgcaCTGGGTATccgatattaaaaatctgcaTGCTAAAATTGATGTTGGCGATGTGAAAATTACCGAAATTTCCAACGAATTAACTGATACGGCGGCAAAGTTCACAGATGTTATTAATCGAAATTACTCGGACGTCTCTGGTGATTTAACTCAACTTTCCGATCGTTTAACAAAGTTGGGGGACGCAATTAAAACGGAATTcactaatttattaaatcaagtAAAGCTTAACAAATCGAATATCGAAGATGTATCGAATTTATTAGACCCATCTAAGACCGGACAGATCGCATCGCTAATTAAAACGGTAAACACCGATATACCTTTGAATCTAAATCGCATTAGAAATCGTCTATCGGTGATTGATACGCTCATATCGAATATACGACAGTCGATCGGTGCGCAAAAGTCGCGAGTGACCTCATGGATTCCGCTATATTTTCCCGACTTGATATATTAG
- the LOC139432001 gene encoding piggyBac transposable element-derived protein 4-like, which translates to MNERKRPLSQIELERIALAIQNDELEDDEAAESEESETEDFTTNEILEDDEFDAAEPQNTNEESNQCNDVSDNTAASSSSYETENRKAIYAKNGRKWYLKSFHARNARTARKNIVLHLPGPKGCLRNLKCIRKIWNSFFTDEILDIIVQYTNHQINIKRTRYKTAQRYIGETNVVELRALLGLLYLSGVMKSAHLTLHDLFSLELGPPVFRATMCKNRFEFLINCLRFDNKATREERKKQDKFAATREIWDIFEGCCRRNYSPSEYVTIDETLLAFRGRCPFKMYIPSKPDKYGLKLVTMCDSRTFYMCSAKPYIGKEVREGPFSIPTHYVLNLTKEIQGSNRNCTMDNWFSSLEVAEKLLELKLTMVGTLRKNKPDIPKQLVETKGKAVQSSMFVHNDQSTLVSYVPKKNKTVILISTMHTQPDINEHTKKPEMIMFYNETKGGVDTFDQLCHSTTVSRKTRRWPLRIFYGMMDIAGINSYVIYKWNEDADKPVQRSAFLKQLSMSLVEEHLRGRMNNGRLPREIRSNIRQILKCDEEEVLQRAEGPLGRCDYCPRAKNRKARNKCEHCKKSVCAEHRLSICVDCK; encoded by the coding sequence ATGAATGAAAGAAAACGTCCCTTGTCTCAGATAGAGTTAGAAAGAATAGCACTTGCGATTCAAAATGACGAATTGGAGGACGATGAAGCAGCTGAAAGTGAAGAAAGTGAAACAGAAGATTTTAcaacaaatgaaattttagaagACGACGAGTTTGATGCAGCTGAACCACAAAATACTAATGAAGAAAGTAATCAGTGTAATGACGTGAGCGATAATACTGCAGCTTCTTCAAGCAGTTATGAGACAGAAAATAGGAAAGCGATATATGCGAAGAATGGTCGTAAATGGtatttgaaaagttttcaTGCTAGAAATGCAAGAACTGCCCGGAAGAACATTGTACTTCATTTACCCGGTCCAAAAGGTTGTTTGCGCAACTTGAAATGCATACGTAAAATTTGGAATTCATTTTTTACTGACGAGATCCTCGACATAATTGTTCAATATACAAACCACCAAATCAATATAAAAAGGACACGTTATAAAACCGCTCAGCGATATATTGGTGAAACAAATGTTGTTGAATTGCGTGCTTTACTTGGTCTTTTATATCTTAGCGGTGTTATGAAAAGCGCGCATCTTACCCtacatgatttattttcattagaGTTAGGACCTCCGGTTTTCAGAGCAACAATGTGTAAAAACCGATTTGAATTTCTGATCAATTGTTTGCGGTTTGACAATAAAGCGACAAGGGAAGAAAGGAAAAAACAAGACAAATTCGCTGCTACCAGAGAGATATGGGATATTTTTGAGGGATGTTGTAGAAGAAACTACAGCCCCTCAGAATATGTAACTATTGATGAAACTTTACTGGCATTTAGAGGACGATGTccttttaaaatgtatatCCCTAGTAAGCCGGATAAATACGGTTTAAAACTTGTGACCATGTGTGATTCAAGAACATTTTATATGTGCTCGGCCAAGCCTTATATCGGTAAAGAGGTCAGGGAAGGACCGTTTTCCATTCCGACACATTATGTTTTGAACTTGACGAAAGAAATTCAAGGCTCAAACCGAAACTGCACAATGGATAATTGGTTTAGTTCATTAGAGGTAgcggaaaaattattagaactCAAGCTAACCATGGTGGGAACCTTGAGAAAGAACAAACCAGACATACCAAAACAGCTTGTGGAAACAAAAGGAAAAGCGGTACAATCGAGTATGTTTGTACATAACGACCAAAGCACTCTGGTTTCGTACGTcccaaaaaagaacaaaacagTTATTCTAATATCAACAATGCATACCCAACCAGATATAAATGAACACACCAAAAAGCCAGAAATGATCATGTTTTATAATGAAACAAAAGGTGGCGTTGATACATTCGACCAGCTATGTCATTCGACGACAGTGTCCAGAAAAACTCGTAGATGGCCACTAAGAATCTTTTATGGAATGATGGACATTGCAGGAATCAACTCGTATGTCATTTACAAATGGAACGAGGATGCCGATAAACCAGTTCAACGGTCAGCCTTCCTAAAGCAACTGTCTATGTCACTGGTAGAAGAACATCTTAGAGGCAGGATGAATAATGGACGACTTCCGAGGGAAATAAGAAGTAATATTCGCCAAATATTAAAGTGCGACGAAGAAGAGGTATTGCAAAGGGCTGAGGGGCCATTAGGTCGTTGTGATTACTGCCCCAGGGCAAAAAACCGTAAAGCGCGAAACAAATGCGAACATTGCAAAAAAAGCGTATGCGCCGAGCACCGCCTCAGCATTTGTGTAGACtgcaaataa
- the LOC111415086 gene encoding uncharacterized protein — MSEILNVFNTAIFDDSLSSEEYHTYLPRIQFFNSSDEVRIPISHQDIYTYPHDSYIYIQGNIEELDGTGQVQLINNAYLFLFDEIRYEINGVEIDRCIKPGVTSTIKGYISYTDNESKSLQSGDWIPKPLTKQPTFLTPNFTACIPLSFILGFGEDYKKIIINARQELVLLRSRSDDNCYKNDVKDGTKKMKITITNIDWRIRHITVNDKYRLQLLNVLNKDSPILIPFRKWELFELPSLRETKKDIWSVKSSTSLERPRYVIIAFQTKRDAKFDASDFQHANINNIKLHLNSSQYPYDNLNLSMIQKRYGNVYNMYTNFRKSYYGSNKIVGEPLIDFDLFHDVPLFVIDCSKQLESVKSSSVDIKLEFEADLPFSKNTSVFCLIIHDTIVQYRPLTGLVQKNKFNRMPLDE, encoded by the coding sequence atgagtGAAATTTTAAACGTCTTCAATACAGCGATATTTGATGATAGTTTGTCAAGCGAAGAATATCATACCTACCTTCCACGCATACAATTCTTTAATTCAAGCGATGAAGTTAGAATTCCTATAAGTCACCAAGACATATATACATATCCCCACGACAGCTATATTTATATTCAAGGAAATATAGAAGAGTTAGATGGAACCGGTCAAGTACAATTAATCAATAATGcctacttatttttatttgatgaaATACGATATGAAATAAATGGCGTTGAAATAGATAGATGCATAAAACCTGGAGTTACATCAACGATAAAAGGATACATTTCCTATACCGATAACGAAAGTAAAAGTCTGCAATCGGGGGACTGGATTCCGAAACCTTTAACGAAACAACCTACATTTCTTACACCGAATTTTACCGCATGCATACCATTAAGCTTTATTTTGGGTTTCGGTGaggattataaaaaaattatcattaacGCTCGACAGGAATTGGTGTTGTTAAGATCGCGAAGCGATGATAATTGCTataaaaatgatgtaaaagATGGTacgaaaaaaatgaaaatcacTATCACCAACATTGATTGGAGAATTCGACACATAACTGTAAACGATAAATATCGTTTGCAATTATTAAATGTTCTCAATAAGGACTCTCCTATATTGATTCCATTCAGAAAATGGGAATTATTTGAATTACCTTCTCTACGCGAAACGAAAAAGGATATATGGTCCGTAAAATCGAGTACTAGTTTGGAAAGACCGCGATACGTCATAATAGCGTTTCAAACAAAACGTGATGCTAAATTCGATGCATCCGATTTTCAACATGCAAAcatcaataatattaaattacatttaaattcaTCTCAATATCCATACGATAATTTAAATCTATCCATGATACAAAAACGTTATGGTAACGTTTATAATATGTATACAAACTTcagaaaaagttattatgGCTCGAATAAAATTGTTGGAGAACCGCTAATAGACTTTGATCTCTTTCACGATGTACCACTTTTCGTTATCGATTGCTCAAAACAATTAGAAAGCGTAAAATCATCTTCAGTTGATATAAAGTTAGAGTTTGAAGCGGATCTACCTTTTAGTAAAAATACTTCCGTATTCTGCCTCATTATTCACGATACCATCGTACAATATAGACCATTAACAGGTTTAGTGCAAAAGAACAAATTTAATAGAATGCCGCTTGatgaataa
- the LOC139432002 gene encoding piggyBac transposable element-derived protein 4-like translates to MCSYEREVKRLERLADEVNSDELSQLTESDNESLADEDHNLVSDHELDTEQESFSDVEEQANLLRRSRYIKISTTTTETNTTEIMALLGLLYLAGSQHGGRKHIAEFYSDDGLGCEIFPAAMAQRRVKFLLRCLRFDDTNTREVRKSQDNLAAVREMMIKFNEQCKVHYSVGEYVTLDEMLLAFRGRCRFKMYIPNKPNKYGLKVFSMVDSRTFYTSHLEIYAGTQLEGPFKIDNSTAAVTERMCMHLSGSGRNVTMDRWFTGYKIASLLLREHRLTVVATIRANRRSSIVMPVLERKWLPRHV, encoded by the exons atgtgTTCATATGAACGAGAGGTAAAAAGGTTAGAACGCCTTGCCGATGAAGTAAATAGTGATGAACTTTCACAGTTGACTGAAAGTGATAATGAATCTTTGGCCGACGAAGACCATAACCTTGTAAGTGACCATGAATTAGATACTGAGCAAGAGTCGTTTTCAGATGTAGAAGAACAAGCCAATCTTTTGCGAAGAAGCAGAT atATCAAGATCAGTACGACTACCACTGAAACAAATACCACTGAAATAATGGCATTACTAGGTCTGCTGTATCTAGCAGGTTCGCAGCATGGAGGACGAAAACACATTgctgaattttatagcgacgATGGCCTAGGATGCGAAATATTTCCTGCTGCAATGGCTCAAAGAAGggttaaatttttgttgagaTGCCTACGGTTTGATGACACAAACACCAGAGAGGTCAGAAAATCCCAAGACAATCTTGCTGCCGTAAGGGAAATGATGATAAAGTTCAATGAACAGTGCAAAGTACACTATTCTGTTGGGGAGTACGTTACCCTTGATGAAATGCTACTTGCATTTCGTGGGAGatgcagatttaaaatgtatatCCCAAATAAGCcaaataaatacggcttaaaAGTGTTCTCAATGGTCGATTCTAGGACATTTTACACATCCCATTTAGAAATCTATGCAGGGACTCAACTCGAAGGCccatttaaaatcgataattcAACAGCTGCTGTCACAGAGAGGATGTGTATGCACCTATCCGGATCTGGACGAAATGTAACCATGGATCGTTGGTTTACCGGATATAAAATAGCTAGTTTGCTATTACGAGAGCATCGCCTCACTGTAGTGGCAACTATTCGGGCCAACAGAAGGAGTAGTATAGTAATGCCGGTTCTGGAGCGGAAATGGCTCCCACGTCACGTGTGA